Genomic DNA from Candidatus Palauibacter australiensis:
GGGGGCCTTCCGCGTGGTCTTCCGAGACGAGCATGCGCTCGTAGGCGGGGAACCGGCCCTCCTGTACGGCCTCGAAGGCGTCCCGCACCGACGAACCCTCGATCCCGCGCACGATCTCCTTGATCGCCCGCATCGAGAGTGGGGCGTTCCGGGCCAGACCCTCGGCAACCTCCCGGGCCTTCGAAAGCACCTGCTCCGAGGGGACGACCCAGTTCACGAGGCCCCATTCGTGCGCCTCCGCGGCGCCCATCCGGCGACCGGTGAGCAGCATCTCCAGCGCGACGTTCCGCGGCAGCCGCCTCGGAAGCCGCTGGACGCCGCCCGCGTCGGGCACGTTCCCCAGCCGGCCTTCGGGGAACCAGAACTCGGCGCCCTCGCTCGCGACGATGAGGTCGGCGGCAAGCATGATCTCGCACCCTCCGCCCACCGCCAGGCCGTTTACGGCGGCGATCACGGGCTTCGTCAGGTCCCACAGCTCCGTGATCCCGCCGAAGCCGCCCACCCCGTAGTCCATCCGCTCGTGCTCGCCCCCGGCCGCGGCCT
This window encodes:
- a CDS encoding enoyl-CoA hydratase-related protein; the encoded protein is MSDPVRTRRRGHVLEVTLDRPPANAIDAATSIRMGEVFCDFRDDDDLRVAILASAGDRIFSAGWDLKAAAGGEHERMDYGVGGFGGITELWDLTKPVIAAVNGLAVGGGCEIMLAADLIVASEGAEFWFPEGRLGNVPDAGGVQRLPRRLPRNVALEMLLTGRRMGAAEAHEWGLVNWVVPSEQVLSKAREVAEGLARNAPLSMRAIKEIVRGIEGSSVRDAFEAVQEGRFPAYERMLVSEDHAEGPRAFTEKREPNFKGR